ACTCGCCAGACAATCCCAAGTCAAGTAAGAAGTAAGATCGGGCGAAGTTTGAAGTAAGTTGTCCTTCGCCAGATCGAGCTTTGCGGGTTACACTCTTACTTCATCGGTTCACCCGATCTCACTTCATACTTACTTATTTATGCCCCGTCCTAAACCGCTCGTGCTCATCATTCTGGATGGCTGGGGTTATGCGCCGCCATCCAAGGCCAATGCCATCTCGCTGGCGCGCAAGCCGAATTATGACAAGCTGCTGGCGGAATATCCGAACACCCTGATTCACACCAGCGGACACTACGTTGGTCTGCCCGACGGGCAGATGGGTAACAGCGAAGTTGGGCACCTGAACATTGGCGCGGGCCGTGTCGTCTACATGGATATCACTCGCATCGATCGCATGATCGAGAGTGGCGAGTTTTTTTCCAACCCCATCCTGCTGGACGCCATGAAGCAGGCGAAAATTGGCGGACGCAGGCTTCACCTGTTTGGACTGCTGTCTGATGGAGGTGTGCACTCTCATCAGAGTCATCTTTACGCGCTGCTGAGAATGGCTAAGCAGAACGGAGCGGATCGCACCTTCGTCCACTGCTTCATGGACGGGCGCGACACGCTACCCACAAGCGGCGCCGACTTTGTAGCCCAATTGCAGCAGAAGATGCGTGAGTATGGCGTGGGCAAAGTGGCTACCGTCGATGGCCGCTACTATGCCATGGACCGCGACAAAAAATGGGACCGCGAAAAGAAGGCCTTTGACGCGATGGTCAACGGCAAAGGTGAATCCGGGCCATACGTGGATGCGGTGCAGGGAATCAAGGAATCCTACAACAAAGGCGTGACCGATGAGTTCATTGTGCCTTTTGTCGTCACCGACAACCGGGGTGAGCCGCTGGCCCGCATTCGTGACGAGGATGTGTGCATCAATTTCAACTTCCGCGCCGACCGCGCCCGCCAGATCACGCGCTGCCTGGCCCGTAACAGCGGCTTAAGTGCGCAGGCGGGCCGCGACCTGCCGGACTGGGAGGCGCTCGACGCCACGATCCCGCGCGACGGAGTTCCCAAGAACTTGAAATACGTGTGCATGACCGAGTACGACAAGCTGTTCACGCTGCCGTACGTGGTCCCCTCCGAGCACCTCGATAACATTCTGGCGAATGTGATGGGACAGCTAGGTATGCGCAATCTGCGCGTGGCGGAGACGGAAAAGTACGCCCACGTGACCTACTTCTTCAACGGCGGAGTCGAGCAGCCCTTTCCCGGGGAAGAGCGAATGCTGGTGCAGTCTCCCAAGGTTGCTACTTACGATCTGAAACCCGAGATGAGCGCGGAAGGCATTGCCGACAATGTCGTTAATGCCATTGAACAAGGTTCATTCGACGTGATCGTGGTGAATTTTGCCAACGCCGATATGGTCGGACACTCCGGCAAAATCCCTCCGACGATCAAAGCTGTAGAAACCGTGGATGACTGCCTGGGCCGCATCTACCGCGCTGTGCGGCAGCGCGGAGGCGCGATGCTGGTGACCGCCGACCACGGAAACGCCGAGATGATGATCGATCCTGCTACTGGAGGCCCGCACACCGCACACACCACCAATCCCGTTCCCTTCATCGTGGTTGCTGAAAACGGCAAGCATTTCAAGCTGCGCCCTGATGGCGCGCTGCAGGATATCTCACCGACAGTCCTGGGCTTGTTAGGTGAGAAGCCACCGAACGAGATGACAGGGAAGGACCTGCGGGTGCCCGTCAGTTAGGACGTACGATCGCCGAAGTGGCGAACTCAACATCATGGCAATTGAAGATCGAGGGCGTAGATCTCCTGCGTACTGGTGTCGCGGACAAAAAGCAGAGATCCGTCGGGCGTGACGCCACTCCAGGATGACGTGCAGCAGGTTGTGAATGGGTGCAGGTTATCGAGTCCAGCAATTACTTCGGACTTGGTTTCGCCCGACCTTACGCGTCGGTAAGTGTGGTGGTCGGACCAGGACTGGAAATAAAGATAGCGGCCATCGGCTGACCAGGCCGGATAACCTACGGTGACAGAATCGGTGACCCAATCCGACCACTTGCCAGTTTGGAAATCATAGAGAACCAGTTTCTTGGAGTCCCTGGTCAGGGCAGCGATATATCGACCGTCCGGAGACAACCGCGGGCTGAATAGGTCTTTGGAATCGGGGATGTCGGAGACACGGCGCGTCTTGAAATCAAAGATGCGGATTCCGGCGCCTGCACGATAAGAGACCTCCGGCAGTCCGCCAAAAACAAGCCGGCGGCCGTCTGGGAACCAGGTGGGATCCTGCTCGTCGTCGTTTTCAGATAACAGCTCTTCTGAAGACCCGCCATTGGCAGAGACCTGGAAGATCTTCAAACGTCGGCTGGAATTCAGTGCAACATAGACAATGCTCTTTCCATCTGGCGACCAGCGAGGCAATACCGCATCCACTGGAGCAGACGTTAGCTGCAGCCGTTCGGTTCCGTCCTCGCGACTGCGCCACAGGGTGTGGTCGGGCACCGTGACATAAGCAATCCACTGCCGATCGCGCGAAAAATCGAGATCGCTGATAGAAGCGCCGGACAGAAACGGCACAAACTGCTGCGTGCTATTGTCGTAACGCACGAGTTCGCCGCGCTGCTGGCTGGCCACAGCCAGGAGTTGCTTGCCGTCAAGCGCGGGCAGCAACTCGCCGAAAGAGAGTGGCCCTGATGTCAATTGCATGGGAACGTGGGACTTTTGCGTCAGCCCGCCCGCTGCCTCGCGCAGGACAAAAATATTGGCACTGCTGACGATCGGGTACCAGTCAGCATTGAAACTATCGAGATCGAGAAAGAAGTAGTAGCGACCATCAGGACTCCATCTGCCGCAGCACTGGGCCACCGGATTCTGACCCGGGGGAAGCAGGCGATGCAGGTTGGAACCGTCGCGGTTGACCTCCCATAGGGCAGACACTCTCATTTCAGGATCGCTCAGTGCGAAGCGGATGCGGCTCCCGTCAGGAGAGAAGCGAGCGCCATTTGGGATTCCATGGAGCGACAGAAAGGGACGTGGCGAGGTGCCGTCGGCGGCCGCCAGATAGTACGTGGAGCCCTTAGCGAACAGGAGTTCACGACCGTCAGGTGACCAAGTCTCATCATGTCCTTCCGTATTCCCTAAGCGTTGAGGGGGACCGGCTGGCAAAGGCTGGCTCCAAAGGATGCCTTCCGCTTCGCTCCCAAACCAAGTGAGAATCAGCAATTTCGTATGATCCGCCGAGATGTCACAGGTGGCAGCGTTGAGATAGTTAAGATAGGAGACAGGAAGCAAGGAGGTGTCGCCGCCGGTAATCGAAACCTGTGCAGGAACACTGCGGCCATTGGAGAATTCGCTGAAGTAAATGCGTGAGCCGTCGGTCTGCAGGTTGGATTTGGGCATGCCGTCGCGACTAATCTGACGGGAACCGCTGATCCTGGCCTGCGGAGCGGGGGTCAGCATCCGGACGGCAATTGCAACCAGGAGAATCATGGTTGCTGCGATTAACACCGCAAGCCAACCACGGCTCAGTTTTCTCGACAAAATTCTTTCCGCTCCTGGGAGAGCGACGGCAGAAGTGGGCGACTGGACATCAACAATTGCCGTGGCCGGGTCGGTATCGCTAACAGGTGTCGACCAGTTGGAGTCGGAAGTTCCGCTCGGATCGCCATGGGCGACCGTCTCCCCGCCTTCTAGGGGTGCGACAAAGCGATATCCCCGCTTTGGTAGGGTCTCAATATATTTGGGATTGTCAGCCGAATCGCCCAGGACGTCTCGCAGTCGGTTTACGGCGGCATTCAACCCATGATCAAAGTCAACGAAGGTATCGCTCGGCCAAAGGCTCTGACGCAGCTCCTCGCGGCTGACCAACTCCCCAGGATGGCCTAGCAACATGCGAAGCACCTGGAAAGATTGCCCAGGGAGCCGCAGCCGAATCCCACCCTTACGTAGCTCCTCGGTGCGCAAATCGAGCTCGAACGCGCCGAAGCGAATCGTTCTGGCTGGCACACCCTGTCTGGCGACTGGAATTTGCCCCACGTTGGACCAAGCCTAGCATTACCATCCGGTCCCCACTAGAGGATTTTCTCCAATCCCGGCAATCACTTAGCCTGAGACCTAGGATGCGCTCCAGATAATACCCAGCCTGCAGTGTGGTAGATCGGCAGAAGAAGCATTCTCCCGTCAACCGAGGAGGTGCCGGGTGAGGATGCGAACATTTCCGCTGCTTGATTTTGGCCTCTTTCAGTTTTCGCAGCTGCCGGCGCAGTGAAGACCGAATTGCGAGTTGGAGCCATTGCCAACCAGCGTTTATCTACAACATCGGTTATAAGGTTCCGGAGTGTCAGCGCCAACTGCCAGGCTCTTCGTACTTCACCCGATCAAACCTCGAACTTGCTCCAATTCATCCGATCTTGCTTCTTCAGGCGCTGACGCGCTTGGCGGCTGCGACCTGGCT
The sequence above is drawn from the Terriglobales bacterium genome and encodes:
- a CDS encoding winged helix-turn-helix domain-containing protein; the encoded protein is MPARTIRFGAFELDLRTEELRKGGIRLRLPGQSFQVLRMLLGHPGELVSREELRQSLWPSDTFVDFDHGLNAAVNRLRDVLGDSADNPKYIETLPKRGYRFVAPLEGGETVAHGDPSGTSDSNWSTPVSDTDPATAIVDVQSPTSAVALPGAERILSRKLSRGWLAVLIAATMILLVAIAVRMLTPAPQARISGSRQISRDGMPKSNLQTDGSRIYFSEFSNGRSVPAQVSITGGDTSLLPVSYLNYLNAATCDISADHTKLLILTWFGSEAEGILWSQPLPAGPPQRLGNTEGHDETWSPDGRELLFAKGSTYYLAAADGTSPRPFLSLHGIPNGARFSPDGSRIRFALSDPEMRVSALWEVNRDGSNLHRLLPPGQNPVAQCCGRWSPDGRYYFFLDLDSFNADWYPIVSSANIFVLREAAGGLTQKSHVPMQLTSGPLSFGELLPALDGKQLLAVASQQRGELVRYDNSTQQFVPFLSGASISDLDFSRDRQWIAYVTVPDHTLWRSREDGTERLQLTSAPVDAVLPRWSPDGKSIVYVALNSSRRLKIFQVSANGGSSEELLSENDDEQDPTWFPDGRRLVFGGLPEVSYRAGAGIRIFDFKTRRVSDIPDSKDLFSPRLSPDGRYIAALTRDSKKLVLYDFQTGKWSDWVTDSVTVGYPAWSADGRYLYFQSWSDHHTYRRVRSGETKSEVIAGLDNLHPFTTCCTSSWSGVTPDGSLLFVRDTSTQEIYALDLQLP
- the gpmI gene encoding 2,3-bisphosphoglycerate-independent phosphoglycerate mutase, whose translation is MPRPKPLVLIILDGWGYAPPSKANAISLARKPNYDKLLAEYPNTLIHTSGHYVGLPDGQMGNSEVGHLNIGAGRVVYMDITRIDRMIESGEFFSNPILLDAMKQAKIGGRRLHLFGLLSDGGVHSHQSHLYALLRMAKQNGADRTFVHCFMDGRDTLPTSGADFVAQLQQKMREYGVGKVATVDGRYYAMDRDKKWDREKKAFDAMVNGKGESGPYVDAVQGIKESYNKGVTDEFIVPFVVTDNRGEPLARIRDEDVCINFNFRADRARQITRCLARNSGLSAQAGRDLPDWEALDATIPRDGVPKNLKYVCMTEYDKLFTLPYVVPSEHLDNILANVMGQLGMRNLRVAETEKYAHVTYFFNGGVEQPFPGEERMLVQSPKVATYDLKPEMSAEGIADNVVNAIEQGSFDVIVVNFANADMVGHSGKIPPTIKAVETVDDCLGRIYRAVRQRGGAMLVTADHGNAEMMIDPATGGPHTAHTTNPVPFIVVAENGKHFKLRPDGALQDISPTVLGLLGEKPPNEMTGKDLRVPVS